A genomic window from Solanum dulcamara chromosome 11, daSolDulc1.2, whole genome shotgun sequence includes:
- the LOC129874993 gene encoding TLC domain-containing protein At5g14285, translating to MEPPILLFSSVPNLLSFFIFYFIIYLIAYFIIFPSWKPKLRPEASSCVISFFHGTPAVFLAVTSLLADPDRNFHSPNTPFQNMVLDYSIAYFLMDLTHYLIFYPSDVLFIGHHLATLFVFVTCRYMVYHGAYAILVLLILAEVTSFVQNTWTLANARKSDVEFAAKMYSLLSPPFYVLYSLVRGIAGPYFVYRMLSYYLSGAADNVIPRWIWVSWVFVVVTAISVSILWVSNLWVELYKEMPRKFEKKVR from the coding sequence ATGGAACCTCCGATTCTTCTCTTTTCCTCCGTTCCTAATCTCCTCTcctttttcatcttttatttcatcatttacctCATTGCCTACTTCATCATCTTCCCTTCATGGAAACCTAAACTCCGTCCAGAAGCTTCCAGCTGCGTTATCTCCTTCTTTCACGGTACTCCCGCCGTATTCCTCGCCGTTACTTCCCTACTCGCCGACCCAGATCGTAATTTTCACTCCCCCAACACCCCTTTTCAGAATATGGTCCTTGATTACAGCATAGCTTATTTCTTGATGGACCTAACACACTACCTAATTTTCTACCCTAGTGATGTTCTCTTCATTGGACATCATCTTGCTACCCTTTTCGTTTTCGTTACGTGTAGGTATATGGTGTATCATGGGGCTTATGCGATTCTTGTACTTTTGATTCTTGCGGAGGTTACTAGCTTTGTACAGAACACATGGACTCTTGCTAATGCTAGGAAATCAGATGTGGAGTTTGCTGCGAAGATGTATTCGTTGCTTTCGCCTCCGTTTTATGTTCTGTATTCATTGGTGAGAGGTATTGCTGGGCCGTATTTTGTTTACAGGATGCTTTCGTATTATCTTAGTGGAGCTGCTGATAACGTAATACCGAGATGGATTTGGGTTTCTTGGGTATTTGTTGTTGTCACTGCTATTTCTGTTAGCATATTGTGGGTTTCAAATCTTTGGGTTGAACTGTATAAAGAAATGCCTaggaaatttgagaaaaaagttAGGTGA